In a single window of the Desulfovibrio mangrovi genome:
- a CDS encoding IclR family transcriptional regulator gives MSQQSIQRATQVLGLFTFEHPSWRVSDVAKTLGLAIGTAHGIISALEKATYLEQDPSTKEYHLGLKLLELGALQSATFSLNRKAATPISYLARHTSTIGRVGVLNNDVVLTTMSTDHQEWHPSSYIGPTVPAFCTGIGRAILAYLPGEQVIAHLARVKLHAYTPKTLTDPVKLRQELAATKERGYSLVYGETLIHLDTIGAPIFGPEGKVVGAVSLSGNPSQFTDGDIISLAPQLLDAAMEISTHMGYRPQPHFL, from the coding sequence ATGTCGCAGCAATCCATTCAGCGGGCGACACAGGTACTCGGCCTGTTCACCTTTGAACATCCCAGTTGGCGGGTCAGCGATGTCGCCAAAACGCTGGGCCTTGCCATAGGCACAGCGCACGGCATCATCAGTGCGCTGGAAAAAGCCACCTACCTTGAACAGGATCCATCCACCAAGGAATACCATCTCGGCCTCAAACTGCTGGAACTTGGCGCATTGCAGTCCGCCACCTTCTCGCTCAACCGCAAGGCCGCCACGCCCATAAGCTATCTCGCCCGTCACACCTCCACCATCGGCAGAGTGGGCGTGCTGAACAACGACGTAGTGCTTACCACCATGAGCACCGACCATCAGGAATGGCACCCGTCTTCCTACATTGGCCCCACCGTGCCCGCCTTCTGCACCGGGATAGGCCGTGCCATTCTCGCCTATCTGCCGGGTGAACAGGTCATCGCCCATCTGGCGCGGGTCAAACTGCATGCCTACACTCCCAAGACGCTTACGGATCCCGTAAAGCTGCGTCAGGAACTGGCAGCGACCAAGGAACGCGGCTACTCGCTGGTATACGGCGAGACCCTCATCCATCTGGACACAATCGGCGCGCCAATTTTCGGACCGGAAGGCAAAGTTGTCGGTGCAGTCAGCCTGAGCGGCAACCCCTCACAGTTCACCGACGGAGACATCATCTCCCTTGCACCGCAGCTGCTTGATGCCGCCATGGAAATATCCACCCACATGGGCTATCGCCCGCAACCTCATTTCCTGTAG
- a CDS encoding sigma-54 interaction domain-containing protein, with protein MDLKTTGIIGQSTSLLEVFRILAKVAPTDSTVLVTGESGTGKELLVRALHANSLRHQAPFVPINCGAIPKELLESELFGHEKGAFTHAIRSRPGRFEMADGGTIFLDEIGEMDLPLQVKILRVLQEKEIERVGGTCTKKVDVRIVAATNRDLEDEVRAGRFREDLFYRLNVIPMHLPPLRNRGGDILVLAQHFLEKFCERRGRAVLRLSDDTRKVLSAYSWPGNVRELENFMERLSILCDEDVVQPVDLPAKILDDVGNIVDLPEPQQPVQPAPAQQGFVWPRIEHLREHGLGLKEFLDLAEEKLLLEALEMADGVKNQAAEILGVKRTTLIEKLKKKKLE; from the coding sequence ATGGACCTCAAAACCACCGGCATCATTGGTCAATCCACTTCCCTGCTGGAAGTGTTCAGGATTCTCGCCAAGGTAGCCCCCACAGACAGTACCGTTCTCGTTACCGGAGAGTCCGGAACCGGCAAGGAACTGCTTGTGCGTGCACTGCATGCCAATAGCCTTCGCCACCAGGCCCCCTTTGTGCCCATCAACTGCGGCGCCATTCCCAAGGAGCTTCTGGAATCGGAACTCTTCGGGCATGAGAAAGGGGCGTTCACGCATGCCATACGCAGCCGTCCCGGACGTTTTGAGATGGCAGATGGCGGTACCATTTTCCTTGATGAAATCGGTGAGATGGACCTGCCGCTGCAGGTGAAGATTCTGCGCGTGCTGCAGGAAAAAGAGATAGAGAGAGTTGGCGGCACGTGTACCAAGAAGGTGGATGTGCGCATTGTGGCGGCCACCAACCGGGACCTTGAGGATGAGGTTCGCGCAGGTCGCTTCCGCGAAGATCTTTTTTATCGTCTGAATGTCATTCCCATGCACCTGCCACCCCTGCGGAATCGCGGAGGGGATATTCTGGTGCTCGCCCAGCATTTTCTCGAAAAGTTCTGTGAGCGCAGGGGCAGAGCTGTTTTGCGGCTTTCCGACGATACGCGCAAAGTGCTTTCCGCGTACAGTTGGCCGGGCAACGTGCGGGAACTTGAAAACTTTATGGAGCGGCTCAGCATTCTCTGTGATGAGGATGTGGTGCAGCCCGTTGATCTGCCTGCGAAGATTCTGGATGACGTCGGCAATATCGTTGATCTGCCGGAACCGCAGCAGCCTGTGCAGCCTGCTCCGGCGCAGCAGGGGTTTGTGTGGCCGCGCATTGAGCACCTGCGTGAGCACGGCCTTGGCCTGAAGGAATTCCTCGATCTAGCGGAAGAAAAGTTGCTGCTCGAGGCTCTTGAAATGGCCGACGGAGTCAAAAATCAGGCTGCAGAGATTCTTGGCGTAAAGCGCACCACCCTGATCGAGAAGCTCAAGAAGAAAAAACTTGAGTAG
- the msrB gene encoding peptide-methionine (R)-S-oxide reductase MsrB — protein MNIALWIKILFPVFVITLLVVAGDAAAGGGWKDFTKPDKETLRSRLTPLQYEVTQEEGTEPPFRNEYADNHREGIYVDIVSGEPLFSSTHKYDSGTGWPSFWQPLVPENIVEREDRRLFVTRIEVRSKHADSHLGHVFTDGPQPTGLRYCMNSAAMRFIAKEDMVKEGYGAFMHLFE, from the coding sequence ATGAACATAGCGCTTTGGATAAAAATACTTTTTCCGGTTTTCGTCATCACGCTGCTGGTTGTCGCCGGGGACGCCGCAGCCGGCGGAGGCTGGAAAGACTTCACCAAACCGGACAAGGAGACTCTTCGTTCCCGCCTGACGCCCCTGCAATACGAAGTAACGCAGGAGGAGGGAACCGAACCGCCGTTCCGGAATGAATATGCGGATAATCACCGCGAAGGGATTTACGTGGATATCGTATCCGGCGAGCCGCTCTTCAGCTCCACCCACAAATACGACTCCGGAACTGGATGGCCCAGCTTCTGGCAGCCTCTTGTTCCGGAGAACATTGTGGAGCGTGAAGACAGAAGACTCTTTGTCACGCGGATCGAGGTGCGCAGTAAGCATGCGGATTCACATCTGGGGCACGTCTTTACGGATGGACCGCAGCCGACCGGACTACGATATTGCATGAACTCCGCCGCAATGCGCTTTATCGCCAAAGAAGACATGGTCAAGGAAGGATACGGTGCATTCATGCACCTCTTCGAATGA
- a CDS encoding flagellar basal body rod C-terminal domain-containing protein, with translation MRIDANLSALDAIALSQQVTANDIANVNTDEFKSSDVRLETGPEGEGVQVSEIRQDSSPGPVTHYPDLQVEASGGDGAVQEVVEGSNTDYVRETVNMIRDENAYAANVRAIRSQVELIGNFIDEVA, from the coding sequence ATGCGCATTGATGCCAACCTTTCCGCGTTAGACGCCATTGCTCTTAGCCAGCAGGTGACTGCCAACGATATTGCCAACGTCAACACAGACGAGTTCAAGTCGAGCGACGTCCGTCTTGAGACCGGCCCAGAGGGAGAGGGTGTGCAGGTTTCTGAAATCCGGCAGGATTCGTCGCCCGGTCCGGTGACGCATTATCCCGACCTGCAGGTGGAGGCTTCCGGCGGTGATGGAGCTGTGCAGGAGGTGGTGGAAGGTTCCAATACGGACTACGTGCGGGAGACCGTGAATATGATCCGCGATGAAAACGCCTATGCGGCCAACGTTCGGGCCATCCGCTCGCAGGTGGAGCTCATCGGTAACTTTATTGACGAAGTCGCATGA
- a CDS encoding acetate--CoA ligase family protein: MPAPQLAIDFEAITELFRTAHGEGRSFLYEYEVYTLLSRSGAETPPRANLIPRGARPSDEELTAIPGEKAVLKIVSPTIVHKTEVGGVRIVEREPDRIRSAWRRMLYEVPENYATWIERYPDAAPAQYRGLSGEVLVDAISRDLKGVLQVQFMPPDSSAFGNELIVGLRRTREFGMVLSAGLGGTDTELYAERFRKGQAIVAASTELTDGETFFSLFRQTISYRKLAGLTRGQRRIVTDEQLIECFESFIRMANHYSPANPDAPFIIEELEINPFAFTDFLMVPLDGMCRFSLPEQVAVPRPVHRIDALLHPKSIGIIGVSASRENFGRTILRNILAEGFAPENVVIIREGETTIDGVACVPSLRDLPAHMNGSVDLFVVAVSAKQVPDLVDEVIDLNAASSVMLIPGGMGETEESRTRAEQVIARINAVHATEHGGPVFLGANCMGVVSRPGKYDTWFIPEEKLPKERGGTYRRAALVSQSGAFMLHRISQCPELRPAYMISMGNQTDLTLGDMLCYFTQSSDVDVIAIYAEGFNDLDGLEFCRAVREAVLAGKEVLFYKAGRTPEGKSATSGHTASLAGDFMVCDSCVRQAGAIVARTFTQFQDLFLLSETLHGKTIRGNRLGAVSGAGFEAVGMADSIHSDDYAMRLASYAPATRDALQTILREKRLDSLVGIANPMDINPAADDETHALVAAAMVQDPNVDAVIVGLDPLSPAMHTLAETNIPAYALHDPQGIAARMATLAAESDKPIVCVADGGTLYAPLRDTLHAANVPVFPLCDRAVDALAQYIQARLHMENIRSRQQTTTGVTCVRDTGRTQGVTP, from the coding sequence ATGCCCGCACCTCAGCTTGCCATCGACTTCGAGGCCATTACCGAGCTTTTCAGGACTGCCCACGGCGAAGGTCGCAGCTTTCTGTACGAATACGAAGTGTACACCCTGCTTTCGCGTTCAGGAGCTGAAACGCCGCCCCGCGCCAACCTCATTCCGCGCGGCGCGCGCCCCTCTGATGAGGAGCTGACCGCCATTCCCGGCGAAAAAGCCGTGCTCAAGATCGTATCGCCCACCATCGTCCATAAGACCGAGGTGGGCGGCGTGCGTATTGTGGAGCGCGAGCCGGACCGCATCCGCTCCGCATGGCGCAGAATGCTCTACGAAGTGCCGGAAAATTACGCCACGTGGATAGAACGTTACCCCGATGCGGCTCCCGCCCAGTACCGCGGGCTTTCCGGCGAGGTGCTGGTGGACGCCATCAGCCGCGACCTGAAAGGCGTGCTGCAGGTACAGTTCATGCCGCCGGATTCCAGTGCCTTCGGCAACGAGCTGATCGTGGGCCTCAGGCGCACCCGTGAATTCGGCATGGTGCTCAGCGCGGGCCTTGGCGGAACGGACACGGAACTCTATGCGGAACGATTCCGCAAGGGACAGGCCATTGTAGCCGCCTCCACCGAATTGACGGACGGTGAGACCTTCTTCAGCCTGTTCCGCCAGACCATCTCGTACCGCAAGTTGGCGGGGCTTACGCGCGGCCAACGCCGCATCGTCACCGACGAGCAACTTATCGAATGCTTTGAGTCCTTCATCCGCATGGCCAACCACTATTCCCCCGCCAATCCGGATGCGCCCTTCATCATAGAAGAACTGGAAATCAACCCCTTCGCCTTCACGGACTTCCTCATGGTGCCACTGGACGGCATGTGTCGCTTCTCGCTGCCCGAACAGGTCGCCGTACCGCGTCCCGTGCACCGCATAGACGCCCTGCTGCACCCCAAGTCCATCGGCATCATCGGTGTTTCCGCCAGCCGCGAAAACTTCGGGCGCACCATCCTGCGCAATATTCTTGCCGAGGGCTTTGCACCCGAGAACGTGGTCATCATCCGCGAAGGCGAGACCACGATCGACGGCGTGGCCTGCGTGCCCTCCCTGCGCGACCTGCCCGCCCACATGAACGGCTCGGTTGACCTCTTTGTGGTGGCCGTTTCCGCCAAACAGGTGCCGGACCTCGTGGATGAGGTCATTGATCTGAACGCCGCGTCCAGCGTCATGCTCATCCCCGGCGGTATGGGAGAAACCGAGGAGAGCCGCACCCGCGCCGAGCAGGTCATTGCCCGCATCAACGCGGTGCACGCCACGGAACACGGCGGTCCCGTGTTTCTGGGGGCCAACTGCATGGGCGTTGTCTCGCGCCCGGGCAAATATGACACGTGGTTCATTCCCGAAGAAAAGCTGCCCAAGGAACGTGGCGGCACCTACCGCCGCGCCGCCCTCGTGAGCCAGAGCGGGGCCTTCATGCTGCACCGCATCAGCCAGTGCCCCGAACTGCGCCCCGCATACATGATCTCCATGGGCAACCAGACGGACCTGACGCTGGGCGACATGCTATGCTACTTCACGCAGAGCAGCGATGTGGACGTGATTGCAATCTATGCGGAAGGCTTCAACGATCTGGATGGGTTGGAATTCTGCCGCGCCGTGCGCGAAGCGGTTCTGGCAGGCAAGGAAGTGCTGTTCTACAAGGCGGGACGCACGCCGGAAGGCAAATCCGCCACCAGCGGCCACACGGCCTCTCTGGCGGGCGACTTCATGGTCTGCGACAGCTGCGTGCGGCAGGCGGGAGCCATTGTAGCCCGCACCTTCACCCAGTTTCAGGACCTTTTCCTGCTCTCGGAAACCCTGCACGGGAAGACCATCCGCGGCAACAGGCTCGGCGCTGTCAGCGGTGCGGGCTTTGAAGCCGTGGGCATGGCGGATTCCATCCACTCGGATGACTACGCCATGCGGCTGGCAAGTTATGCCCCCGCAACCCGCGACGCCCTGCAGACCATTCTGCGCGAAAAGCGTCTGGACAGCCTTGTAGGCATAGCCAACCCCATGGACATCAACCCTGCGGCGGATGATGAAACCCACGCCCTCGTTGCCGCCGCCATGGTGCAGGACCCCAACGTGGATGCCGTGATCGTGGGGCTGGACCCGCTTTCGCCCGCCATGCATACGTTGGCCGAGACGAATATTCCCGCGTACGCATTGCATGATCCGCAAGGCATTGCCGCGCGCATGGCAACGCTGGCTGCGGAATCGGACAAGCCCATTGTCTGCGTTGCGGACGGCGGCACGCTTTACGCCCCGTTACGCGACACCCTGCACGCGGCGAACGTTCCCGTGTTCCCTCTGTGTGACCGCGCCGTGGACGCGCTGGCACAGTACATTCAGGCCCGCCTGCACATGGAGAACATCCGCAGCCGACAGCAGACGACCACCGGCGTAACCTGCGTGAGAGATACAGGCCGCACACAGGGCGTCACGCCGTAA
- a CDS encoding substrate-binding periplasmic protein: MPQPSRNSLLLATLLCMAFVLSCPLAAHTAQGQDAPLFSRDLTTLRVGYFQAPPHAYQLASGQAAGAAVEMLVRHVAPEMQISIEMAGPYPFARLLNDFESRGLDAILMLSKTPERETHFVYPTHPFGTITAALAVRNSNPMSAYVSGTRFDSKRVGTVRGAWMPADFLHSGARFEPTTGESATVLNLQKLVNDRVEIVFCPDTCILIQSINQLSLDNEVRVIPMPEATGNLYTVFGRHLPKDIINRYDAALRKVLAVTSYQKLKQKHLQSLTPPLSLNQ; the protein is encoded by the coding sequence ATGCCCCAACCATCTCGTAACTCGCTCCTTCTGGCCACACTCCTGTGCATGGCTTTCGTCTTGTCCTGTCCGCTGGCCGCCCACACTGCACAAGGACAGGACGCCCCCCTGTTCTCTCGCGACCTCACAACGCTTCGCGTAGGGTATTTTCAGGCCCCACCCCATGCCTATCAGCTTGCATCGGGACAAGCTGCGGGTGCAGCGGTTGAGATGCTTGTGCGGCATGTCGCACCGGAAATGCAGATTTCCATCGAAATGGCCGGCCCCTATCCTTTTGCACGTCTCCTTAATGATTTCGAATCCCGCGGTCTGGATGCCATTCTCATGCTTTCCAAAACGCCGGAACGGGAAACGCATTTTGTCTATCCGACACATCCTTTCGGCACCATTACCGCCGCTCTGGCCGTACGCAACAGCAACCCCATGTCTGCATATGTATCCGGAACGCGATTTGACTCCAAACGCGTAGGCACTGTTCGCGGTGCCTGGATGCCTGCCGACTTTCTCCACAGCGGAGCCCGCTTCGAACCGACAACCGGCGAATCCGCCACTGTCCTCAACCTGCAAAAGCTGGTCAACGATCGGGTCGAGATAGTATTCTGCCCGGACACCTGTATTCTGATACAGTCGATAAACCAGCTCTCCCTCGACAATGAGGTCAGGGTCATACCGATGCCGGAAGCCACCGGCAACCTGTACACGGTATTCGGACGCCACCTGCCCAAGGACATTATCAACCGCTATGACGCGGCGCTCAGGAAGGTCCTCGCCGTCACGTCATACCAGAAGCTGAAACAGAAGCACCTGCAAAGCCTGACGCCCCCTCTCTCACTGAACCAATAG
- a CDS encoding PAS domain S-box protein, protein MLRTTPHPLMRKLLWSSPIRIATSTCLALTCLLVIAFSYTTADRIAGLAIDGTESFTHEVSSIFADQATGIAIQRIVAQASLKAATVESRLSNAMIVATTLAESLGWTRESGPLESMSRDRESLRLKRLLHNQKDFAAVFSCWEPGMFDQQVKAYANRSGYDASGRFTSNWMRQPDGSIVSAPLTECDSEELTAQGFRRGDFNLIVKETLTPHFITLHPYMMNDKVTWLTTATAPIIVSGRFAGSVGVGFQVDFMHNLMLSLKQELFDGGADSFIISGTGHVAASTLKDISTGTHISTFDANWKEHLRAIQGKTTSAVIEGDKLVIVIPLTLTANHNDVAILITVPTSVIHTEATLLQDSLFGEMEVMQRTITGQRDTLILQQMGIGGALIVVTVITILLLRSLGTQSKALLENEARLQEILHNTSNLVIVTDLAGNVVFANPSFEHLTALPHEQITGRHINDLLPPDEKTRSVGDPSSSQQGIISQQWEEYFTVHGEPHTFLTTKFPLHDITGQPYGLCSIAVDISERMRSEQRILQMERYLTDIINSMPSIIIGLDENGAVRHWNTHATEYFAIDREAAIGQQLPTLVPDLADQWANARQTIASNSPHTTERTRLATSKGRIPARIVIYPLEREGKAEAVIRIDDMTAQARIEEVMIQTEKMMSVGGLAAGMAHEINNPLGAILQGAQNIERRLSPALEGNRKAAEEAGCSLESISGYMESRKILTMLKGIRDAGERAARIVQNMLNFARKSSSERSQHNLAELVDRTVEMARSDYDLKKSYDIKKVAIETDHEVGLPPIPCISTELEQVLLNLIKNAAQAMAMSGTENPVIRISSRKDGDWAVLTVADNGPGMPEATRKRAFEPFFTTKAPGIGTGLGLSVSYFIITENHEGSITVDSTSGQGTSFTIRLPLDSAQTETKTQQET, encoded by the coding sequence ATGCTGCGAACCACTCCTCACCCGCTCATGCGCAAGCTCCTCTGGAGCTCTCCCATTCGCATAGCCACCAGCACCTGCCTCGCCCTTACCTGCCTGCTCGTCATCGCCTTTTCTTACACTACTGCAGACCGTATTGCCGGCTTGGCCATAGACGGAACAGAAAGCTTCACGCATGAGGTTTCTTCAATCTTTGCAGATCAGGCAACGGGCATTGCCATTCAGCGCATCGTGGCTCAGGCCAGCTTAAAGGCGGCCACTGTAGAATCACGGCTGAGCAATGCCATGATCGTGGCCACCACATTGGCTGAATCGCTTGGCTGGACCCGTGAGTCCGGTCCCCTTGAAAGCATGAGCCGCGACAGGGAAAGCCTGCGTCTCAAGCGCCTGCTTCACAATCAGAAGGACTTTGCAGCCGTTTTCTCCTGCTGGGAACCCGGCATGTTTGACCAACAGGTTAAGGCATACGCCAATCGTTCCGGCTACGACGCCTCTGGCAGGTTCACAAGCAACTGGATGCGCCAGCCGGACGGTTCGATAGTCTCTGCTCCGCTGACGGAGTGCGACTCCGAAGAACTCACCGCGCAAGGCTTTCGCAGAGGGGATTTTAATCTCATAGTCAAGGAAACCCTGACCCCCCACTTCATAACCCTGCACCCATACATGATGAACGACAAGGTGACATGGCTCACCACGGCTACCGCTCCCATCATTGTCAGCGGGCGCTTTGCGGGCAGCGTCGGCGTGGGTTTTCAGGTCGATTTCATGCACAACCTCATGCTCTCACTGAAACAGGAACTCTTCGACGGTGGGGCCGATTCCTTCATCATATCCGGAACAGGCCATGTAGCCGCCTCCACGCTGAAAGACATCAGCACAGGCACACACATCAGCACCTTTGACGCCAACTGGAAGGAACACCTACGCGCCATTCAGGGCAAGACCACCTCGGCAGTGATCGAAGGGGACAAGCTCGTTATCGTCATCCCCCTTACTCTTACCGCCAATCACAACGACGTTGCGATTCTCATCACAGTTCCCACCTCTGTCATCCATACGGAGGCCACCCTGCTGCAGGATTCGCTCTTCGGCGAGATGGAGGTCATGCAACGCACCATCACCGGGCAACGAGACACCCTGATTCTTCAGCAGATGGGCATCGGGGGCGCTCTCATCGTCGTCACCGTCATCACCATACTGCTGCTCAGAAGCCTTGGCACCCAGAGCAAGGCCCTGCTGGAAAACGAGGCCCGTCTTCAGGAAATACTGCACAACACCAGCAACCTTGTCATAGTTACCGACCTTGCTGGAAATGTCGTTTTCGCCAACCCGAGTTTTGAGCACCTTACCGCCCTGCCGCACGAGCAAATCACAGGCAGACACATCAACGACCTGCTCCCCCCCGACGAGAAAACCCGAAGCGTGGGCGACCCCAGTTCCTCCCAGCAGGGGATCATTTCCCAGCAATGGGAAGAGTACTTCACCGTTCATGGAGAGCCACACACATTCCTGACCACCAAGTTTCCGCTGCACGACATCACAGGCCAGCCCTACGGTCTCTGTTCCATTGCCGTGGACATTTCCGAGCGAATGCGCTCGGAACAGCGAATACTGCAAATGGAACGCTATCTGACCGACATCATCAACTCCATGCCTTCAATCATAATAGGCCTGGACGAGAACGGGGCTGTCCGCCACTGGAACACCCACGCCACCGAATACTTTGCCATCGACAGAGAAGCTGCCATAGGGCAGCAACTCCCCACCCTCGTACCGGATCTTGCCGACCAATGGGCCAATGCAAGGCAGACCATCGCCAGCAACAGCCCGCACACGACGGAACGGACCAGACTTGCCACGTCCAAGGGGCGGATACCGGCCCGCATCGTCATCTACCCGTTGGAACGCGAGGGCAAGGCCGAAGCCGTCATCCGCATAGACGACATGACGGCACAGGCACGCATAGAAGAGGTCATGATTCAAACCGAAAAGATGATGTCCGTGGGGGGACTTGCGGCGGGCATGGCGCACGAGATCAACAACCCCCTCGGTGCCATTCTGCAGGGTGCGCAAAACATAGAGCGGAGGCTCTCGCCGGCCCTGGAGGGCAACCGGAAGGCCGCTGAGGAAGCCGGGTGCAGTCTGGAATCCATATCCGGCTACATGGAAAGCCGGAAGATACTGACCATGCTGAAAGGGATACGCGATGCTGGAGAACGGGCCGCACGCATCGTCCAGAACATGCTGAACTTCGCACGCAAGAGCAGTTCTGAACGCTCACAGCACAACCTTGCCGAATTGGTGGACAGAACGGTGGAGATGGCCCGAAGCGACTATGATCTGAAAAAAAGCTATGACATCAAGAAAGTTGCCATAGAGACTGATCACGAAGTCGGCCTGCCTCCCATTCCCTGCATCAGCACTGAGTTGGAGCAGGTTCTGCTCAACCTGATCAAGAATGCCGCACAGGCCATGGCCATGAGCGGAACAGAGAATCCGGTCATCCGCATCTCGTCCAGAAAGGATGGAGACTGGGCCGTACTGACGGTCGCCGACAATGGCCCGGGCATGCCTGAAGCCACCAGAAAAAGAGCGTTCGAGCCGTTTTTCACCACCAAGGCCCCCGGCATCGGCACGGGCCTCGGGCTCTCCGTTTCC
- a CDS encoding pyrimidine/purine nucleoside phosphorylase, producing the protein MSEFANVTVIKKANVYFDGKVTSRKVVFADGSFKTLGIMLPGEYEFGTRQAEVMEIMQGSMKILLPGEADWRTVQGGESFDVPADSSFKLVVETLVDYCCSYID; encoded by the coding sequence ATGTCCGAATTTGCCAATGTCACTGTGATCAAGAAGGCGAATGTGTATTTTGACGGAAAGGTGACCAGTCGCAAGGTCGTGTTCGCGGACGGGTCGTTCAAGACTCTGGGCATCATGCTGCCCGGCGAGTACGAGTTCGGCACCAGACAGGCCGAGGTGATGGAAATCATGCAGGGCAGCATGAAGATTCTGCTGCCCGGCGAAGCCGACTGGCGCACCGTGCAGGGCGGCGAGAGCTTTGACGTGCCTGCCGACTCCAGCTTCAAGCTGGTAGTGGAAACGCTCGTGGACTACTGCTGCTCGTACATCGACTAG
- a CDS encoding LysR family transcriptional regulator yields MDIGTDLLRAFVAVAETLNFTRAAEAVHKTQSAVSQQIKKLESDLGVQLFDRSGRAVRLTSTGDTFLPHARRILKAHDEALAAVRTPELTGLVRVGTSDELSMRFFPTILKRFAEFYPAMQVEVRTDNSAELKRLLDANELDFFINTSTYLFAGTEIIAHTPLIWVSSAGYLVHKETPVPLAVYSQGCSYRQHAIEALNTAGLAYRIAYSSPSLAGLHAAIAAGAAVAALTPISLPPNALILGPQEGYPPLPMTNIYLAKGEKMTRGSNCFIKLACEIIRQEEALLATLPTPSAPAA; encoded by the coding sequence ATGGATATCGGAACAGACCTGCTCCGTGCGTTCGTGGCTGTGGCTGAAACCCTGAACTTCACACGTGCAGCGGAAGCCGTGCACAAGACACAATCCGCCGTGAGCCAGCAGATCAAGAAGTTGGAAAGCGATCTGGGGGTGCAGCTCTTTGACCGCAGCGGGCGAGCGGTACGTCTCACCAGTACAGGTGACACATTTCTCCCTCATGCGAGGCGCATACTCAAAGCCCACGACGAGGCGCTTGCCGCCGTGCGCACGCCGGAACTGACAGGGCTGGTGCGGGTAGGCACGTCCGACGAACTTTCCATGCGTTTTTTCCCCACCATTCTGAAGCGCTTCGCCGAATTCTATCCGGCCATGCAGGTGGAAGTACGCACGGATAACAGCGCAGAACTCAAACGCCTGTTGGACGCAAACGAGCTTGATTTCTTCATCAATACCTCAACATATCTCTTTGCAGGCACGGAGATCATTGCCCACACCCCGTTGATCTGGGTGTCTTCTGCCGGCTATCTCGTGCACAAGGAAACACCTGTTCCACTGGCGGTCTATTCTCAGGGCTGTTCCTACAGGCAACACGCCATAGAGGCCCTGAACACTGCGGGCCTTGCCTACCGCATCGCCTACTCCAGCCCTTCCCTTGCCGGACTGCATGCCGCCATTGCCGCCGGTGCGGCCGTTGCTGCGCTTACCCCCATATCCCTGCCGCCCAACGCACTGATTCTGGGCCCGCAAGAGGGCTATCCGCCGCTGCCCATGACCAATATCTACCTGGCAAAGGGCGAGAAAATGACCAGAGGCTCCAACTGCTTCATCAAGCTGGCCTGTGAAATCATACGGCAGGAAGAGGCACTTCTGGCCACCCTCCCCACCCCTTCTGCCCCTGCAGCATGA